The Streptomyces fungicidicus nucleotide sequence TCGGGTGGCGGTAGGGCTTGTCGGCGGACGGTTCGAAGAACGGGTCCTTCTCGTCGGGCGAGGAGGCGGTGATCGCGGACGACGGCACGACCCAGAGGGAGACGCCCTCGCCGCGCCGGGTGTACAGATCGCGGGCGTTGCGCAGGGCGAACTCCGCGTCCGGCGCGTGCAGGCTGCCGGCGTGGGTGTGGGACAGGCCCCGGCGCGAGCGCACGAAGACCTCCCACAGGGGCCAGTCGGTGTGGGTCATGCTCGGGTCGCTCCTGTCTCGCTGCTGCTGTGCTTGGCCGCGTGGGCCGCCGCGGCCTCGCGGACCCAGGCGCCTTCCTCGTGGGCCCGCCTGCGCCGGGTCAGCCGCTCTTCGTTGCACGGGCCGTTGCCCTTGAGGACGTCCCGGAACTCGGTCCAGTCGATCGCCCCGAAGTCGTGGCGCCCGCGCTCCTCGTTCCACTTCAGGTCGGGGTCGGGGAGGGTGAGGCCGAGGGACTCGGCCTGCGGGACGCAGATGTCGACGAAGCGCTGGCGCAGCTCGTCGTTGGAGTGCCGCTTGATCTTCCAGGCCATCGACTGCGCGGAGTGCTGGGACTCGTCGTCGGGCGGGCCGAACATCATCAGTGAGGGCCACCACCAGCGGTCCACCGCGTCCTGCGCCATCGCGTGCTGCTCCGGTGTGCCCTTGCTGAGGGCCAGCAGCAGCTCGTAGCCCTGGCGCTGGTGGAAGGACTCCTCCTTGCAGACGCGGACCATGGCGCGTGCGTACGGGCCGTAGGAGCAGCGGCACAGGGGCACCTGGTTGGTGATCGCGGCGCCGTCCACCAGCCAGCCGATGGCGCCGACGTCGGCCCAGGTCAGCGTGGGGTAGTTGAAGATCGAGGAGTACTTCTGGCGGCCGGAGTGCAGCTTGTCGAGGAGCTCTTCGCGGCTGGTGCCGAGCGTCTCGGCGGCGCTGTACAGATACAGCCCGTGCCCCGCCTCGTCCTGGACCTTGGCCATCAGGATGGCCTTGCGGCGCAGCGAGGGCGCGCGGGTGATCCAGTTGGCCTCCGGCTGCATGCCGATGATCTCGGAGTGCGCGTGCTGGGCGATCTGCCGGACGAGCGTGGCCCGGTAGGCGTCCGGCATCCAGTCGCGCGGCTCGATCCGCTCGTCGGCGGCGACGGCCGCGTCGAAGGCGCGCTCGAGGCCCGCCGTGTCGCCGGCGCCCGCCGGTACGTCGTACGCCTGGCTGCCGGCCGTATCGCGGGCGGCTGCTGTCGCCATGAGGTCCCCCTCGACCTGGATGCTTCCCGGAGCACGCTCCCGACCGATCGTTCGGTTCGTGCGATTCCATGGTGAGACGGGCGCCGCGAGGTGTCAACCGCTGTGGATAACCTGCCGTTGCCGCCCGCGGACGACGGCGCCCGGGTCGTGGTGTGGTCACGGCCACGGAACGGGACGCCGACGGGACTGTGCCCGGGGGCCCGCCGCTGAGTACCGTTCCGTGCGACGCGGCGGCGCGTCCGCGCGGGGCGGCACGGTCTCCCGCGGCCAGGCGGACGCGGCGACGGACCGGGATCGGGGAGCGGGGCGGAATGGACGCGTACGACGAGGGCTCGGACCCCCGGCAGGGGCCCGCGCGCCCGCCCGCCGAGCCGACCGGCCCCGAGCCGACCGGATCACCGCAGGCCGGACCCCCGCAGGCCGGTCCGGATCCGCGCCCCGCGCCGACCGACCCCGCCGCACCTGCCGCCCCCGACGCGGTGACCGGGCCCCCCGCCCCCGGCCCGCCCGCCGAGCCCCGTACCGGGGTGGCGGCCCTCTCCCTGCGCTACCAGATCGGCGCCGCGGTGGCGCTCGCGGTCGTCGCGGCCGGGGTCTGTGTGCACCTCGGCATGACGTTCCTGCACGTCGCCCCCGCGAACACGGTCAGCAAGAAGCACAGTGAGAGGATCGAGGACTGGATCTACCCGGAGTTCGAGCAGAACTGGAAGCTGTTCGCGCCGAACCCCCTGCAGCAGAACATCGCCGTCCAGGTCCGCGCCGAGATACTGACGGCGGACGGCAGGACCCGGACCACCGGCTGGTACGACCTCTCCGCGGAGGACGGGCGGGCCATCGACGGCAATCTGCTGCCCAGCCACACCCAGCAGAACGAACTGCGCCGCGCCTGGGACTTCTTCGTCGCCACGCACGACAACGACAACCGCCCGGTGGGCCTGCGCGGGGCGCTGTCCGAGACGTATCTGCGGCGGATCACGGCGCTGCGCCTCGACCGGGCGGACGCGGCAGGTCCGGACGGCACCGTCGCGCGCGTCCAGGTCCGCTCGCGGACCGCCAACGTGCCGCCGCCCGAGTGGAGCACGGAGGAGGTCTCCACCACGCCCGTGTACCGCACGCTGCCCTGGTGGTCGCTGCCCGGGGACGAGGGCCGGGGAGGCGTCGGATGAACCGCTTCACGCTGGCGCTGTCCCGGGTGATCGCCCGCGTCACCGACGCGGCGCTGGGCCCTTACCAGACCGCCGTCATCCGCATCGGCTTCAGCCTGACCTGGCTGCTGTTCCTGCTGCGCGAGTTCCCGCACCGCCAGGAGCTGTACGGCCCCGACGGCCCCTGGAGCTGGGACCTCGCCGGCCAGCTGGTCGCGACGAACGGCGCCTTCACACCGCTGCTGTGGTCGGACGGCCAGGTCTGGTTCGAGGCCGTCTACGCGCTCGCCGTGCTGTGGAGCCTCCTGCTGCTGCTGGGCTGGCGCACCCGCACCACGTCGGTGCTGTTCATGGTGGGCGTGCTGGCGCTGCAGAACCGCAGCGTCTTCATGGGGGACGGCGGCGACAACGTCCTGCACCTGATGTCCGTCTACCTGGTGTTCACGCGCTGCGGGCAGGTCTGGTCCCTCGACGCCCGGCGCGCCCGGCGCGTGGCCGCGGCACGCGCCCGCGGCGAACGGCCGCGCGACCGGGTCGGGCCGCTGCTGTGGGGGGTGCTCGGCTTCCTGCTGTTGCTCGCGACGCTGGCGGGCCGGATGGACGGCGGCGACCTGTTCGTCCCGGTGCTGCTGTGGACGGTCTGGGCCGCCCAGGCGCTGTGGTGGCTGGTCGGCCGCCGCGCGAGGACCGGGCAGCCGCGGATCCTGCTGGACGTCGTCGCGAACGTCGTGCACAACGGCGCGCTGCTCGTGATCATGGCCGAGGCGTGCCTGATCTACGCCACGGCGGGCTGGTACAAGGTCCAGGGCTCCCGCTGGCAGGACGGCACCGCCGTCTACTACCCGCTGCACCTGGAGTACTTCTCCCCCTGGCCCGCCCTCGCGGACCTGCTGTCGGCCAGCGGCACCATGGTGATGCTGGTGACCTACGCGACGGTCGTCATGCAGGTCGCCTTCCCGTTCACGCTGTTCAACCGGCGGGTCAAGAACGTCCTGCTGGCCTTCATGATCATGGAACACGCGGTGATCGCGGTGGTGCTCGGGCTGCCCTTCTTCTCCCTGGCGATGATCGCGGCCGACACCGTGTTCCTGCCGACGTCCTTCCTGCGCCGCGTCGGAGACCTGGCGCCGCGCGCGCGGGAGCGTCTGCGCCCGGGCGGCGGGCCGTCCGTCCCGAAGCCGCGGTCCCCGGCCGGACGTCCCGGCGGGGAGCGGCCGGTGGAGGCGGCTCCGGCGGCCGGCGGGGCGCCAGAACCGCGGACGTAGGCTGCACGGCATGACCGACCCCGCCCGCAGCACCGGCCCCGGGACGCCGGCCGGCCCCGGGACGCCGGCCGGCCCCGTGGCCGCCTGGCACCGCCTGGCCGGCGACTCCGTACTCCTCGACGGCTTCCACGCCCTGAAGCACGCCCTGCGCTTCGGGGCCGAGGTACGGCTGGCGCTCACCGCGGACCGGGCCGGCGCGCTCGCCCTCGCGGACGAGCTGGCCGCGGACGTGCGGGACACGCTGGCGGCGCTGCTCACCGAGGTGCCCCACGCGACGTACGCCGCGCTGGTGCCGCGTCCGCACCCCACCGCCGTGGCCGCCCTGGCCGTACGCCCCTCCCGCACGGGAAACCTGGCGAGGCTGGCGCACGCCCCGCGCACCGCCCCGGTGGTGGTCCTGGACAACCCGCGCAACCTCGGCAACGCCGGCGCGGTGATCCGGCTGGCCGCCGGTTTCGGCGCGACCGGCGTCGTCACCACCGGCACGCTCGATCCCTGGCACCCCACCGTCGTCCGCGGCGGGGCGGGGCTGCACTTCGCCACCGCCGTGGAGCGGCTGACCGTGCGGGAACTGCCGCCGGGGCCGGTCTTCGCGCTCGACCCCGAGGGCGAGGACATCCGCTCGCTGAAGCTGCCGGACGACGCGCTGCTCGCCTTCGGCTCCGAGCGCAGCGGACTGTCGGCGGAGCTCCGCGCGCGGGCCGACCACCTGGTGGCGCTGCCGATGCGCCCCCAGGTCTCCAGCTACAACCTCGCGACCAGTGTGGCCATGACGCTGTACCACTGGAGCGCCACCGGGGGCGCACCCGGCACTTCCTAGGCCTCTCGGCGCACCTCGACCACCCGGAAGCGGTTGGCCACGAACGCGCCGTCGCACAGCGCCGAGTTGGCGGCCGGGTTGCCGCCCGAGCCGTGGAAGTCGGAGAAGGCCGCCGTCTGGTTGACGTACACCCCTCCGGTGAGGTTCAGGGAGAGCTGGGCGGCCTCCTCCAGGCAGACCTCCCGCACCGTCTCCTCGACCTCCGGGGAGGTCGTGTACGCGCCGACGGTCATGGCGCCCTTCTCACGGATCGTGCGCCGCAGCAGCTCCGCCGCGTCACCGGCCGAGTCGACGGCGACGGCGAAGGAGACCGGGCCGAAGCACTCGCTCATGTAGGCCGCCTCGGCGTCCGGCTTGGCGCCGTCGAGCTTCACGATCACCGGAGTGCGCACCACCGCGCCCGGGAACTCCGGGTGGGTGATCTCGCGGGAGGCCAGGGCGACCTCGCCGAGACCCGCGGCGGCCTCCAGACGGGCCTTCACGTCCGGGTTGACGATCGCGCCCAGCAGCGCGTTGGCGCGGGCGTCGTCGCCGAGCAGGCCGTCGACCGCCTTCGCCAGGTCGGCGGCGACCTCGTCGAAGGACTTGGGGCCCTGGTCGGTGGTGATGCCGTCGCGCGGGATCAGCAGGTTCTGCGGGGTGGTGCACATCTGGCCGCTGTAGAGCGACAGGGAGAACGCCAGGTTGGCCAGCATCCCCTTGTAGTCGTCGGTCGACTCCACGATCACCGTGTTGACGCCGGCCTTCTCCGTGTACACCTGCGCCTGGCGCGCGTTGCTCTCCAGCCAGTCGCCGAACTCCGTGGAGCCGGTGTAGTCGATGACGCGGATCTCCGGGCGGGTCGCGAGGGTCTTGGCGATGCCCTCGCCGGGCCGCTCGGCGGCCAGCGCGACCAGGTTCGCGTCGAAGCCGGCCTCGGTGAGCACCTGGCGGGCGACCTGGACGGTGAGCGCGAGCGGCAGCACCGCGCGGGGGTGCGGCTTGACCAGCACCGCGTTTCCTGTGGCGAGGGAGGCGAACAGGCCCGGGTAGCCGTTCCACGTCGGGAAGGTGTTGCAGCCGATGACCAGGGCGACGCCCCGCGGGACCGGGACGAACTGCTTGGTGAGCGCGAGCGGGTCGCGCTTGCCCTGCGGCTTGGTCCACTCGGCCGTGTCGGGGGTGCGGATCTGCTCGACGTACGCGTAGGCCACGGCCTCCATGCCGCGGTCCTGGGCGTGCGGGCCGCCCGCCTGGAACGCCATCATGAACGCCTGGCCCGAGGTGTGCATGACCGCCTGGGCGAACTCCATCGTGCGGTCGCTGATCCGCTTGAGGATCTCCAGGCAGACCACCGCGCGGGTCTCCGCGCCCGCGTCCCGCCAGGCCCGCACCCCGGCCTTCATGGCGGGCAGCAGCTCGTCGAGGTCCGCGTGCGGGTAGCTCACGCCCGTCTCGATGCCGTAGGGGGAGGTCTCGCCCTCGACCCAGCCGTCCGTGCCGGGCTGGCCGAGGTCGATCCGGGTGCCGTGCAGGGCGTCGAAGGCGGCCTTGCCCGCCGCCATGTCGAGGCTGCCGTTCTCCCCGTACGCCTTGGGGTGCTCGGGGTGGGGCGACCAGTACGCGCGCGTGCGGATGGCTTCCAGCGCCTGGTCCAGGGTGGGACGGTGGCGGGCGATCAGCTCGTGCGCGGTGAGTTCGGCGGCCATGCGGGACCAACTCCTCGTCTCAGGAACTCTTCGTCGAGCTCTTGGACCTGTGCGGAAACGTAGTCAGGAACGGGCGGTCAGAGTTAGAGTAACCGAACGATCGGTCGGGACAAGGGGGTCCGCCGCATCTGTGGACAACCCCGTGCGGGAGGATCGCGCACATGACAGCACTCGACCTCAGCAGTCCCGTGGCCGTGGTCGGCACCGGCACCATGGGGCAGGGAATCGCCCAGGTCGCGCTGGTCGCGGGCCATCCCGTGCGGCTCTACGACGCCGCACCCGGCCGGGCCCGTGAGGCGGCCGCCGCGATCGGCGCCCGGCTCGACCGTCTGGTGGAGAAGGAGCGGCTCACCGCCGCCGGCCGGGACGCGGCGCGCGCCCGGCTGCTGCCCGTCGAGGAGCTCACCGGGCTCGCCGGCTGCGCCCTGGTCGTCGAGGCCGTCCTGGAGCGCCTCGACGTCAAGCAGGAGCTGTTCCGGGCCCTGGAGGACGTCGTACCCGACGACTGCCTGCTCGCCACCAACACCTCCTCCCTCTCCGTCACCGCGATCGGCGGCGCCCTGCGCCTGCCCGGCCGCTTCGTCGGCCTGCACTTCTTCAACCCGGCGCCGCTGCTGCCGCTGGTCGAGGTCGTCTCCGGGTCCGCCACCGACGTCACGAGCGCCACCCGCGCGTACGAGACGGCCCGCGCCTGGGGCAAGACGCCCGTCGCCTGCGCCGACACCCCCGGCTTCATCGTCAACCGCGTCGCCCGGCCCTTCTACGCCGAGGCGTTCGCGGTGTACGAGTCGCAGGGCGCCGACCCGGCGACGATCGACGCGGTGCTGCGCGAGTCCGGCGGCTTCCGGATGGGCCCCTTCGAACTGACCGACCTCATCGGGCAGGACGTCAACGAGTCCGTCACCCATTCGGTGTGGCGGTCCTTCTTCCAGGACGCCCGCTTCACGCCGTCGCTCGCCCAGCGCCGCCTTGTCGAGTCCGGCCGCCTGGGCCGCAAGACCGGCCGGGGCTGGTACGACCACGCCGACGGCGCCGAGCGCCCCGAACCGCACACCGCCGATCCCGCCGAGCCGCCCGCGTACGTGATCGCCGAGGGCGGCCTCGGGCCCGCCTCGGAGCTGCTCGCCCTGATCCGCGAGGCCGGCGTCGAGGTGCGCGAGCGGGACGAGGACGGCGGCACCCGGCTGGTGCTGCCCGGCGGCGGAAAGCTGGTGCTCGCCGACGGCCGGACCACCGCGGAGTTCCGCGACGTCGTCCACTTCGACCTCGCGCTCGACTACCGCGGGGCCACGCGGATCGCCCTGTCCCACGCCCGGCACACCTCCCCGGCGGCCGTCGCCGAGGCCACCGGGCTGTTCCAGGCGCTCGGCAAGAAGGTCAGCGTCATCGGGGACGTCCCCGGAATGATCGTCGCGCGGACGGTCGCCCGGATCGTCGACCTCGCGGTGGAAGCCGTCGCCAAGGGCGTGGCCACCGAGGACGACGTCGACACCGCGATGCGGCTCGGCGTGAACTACCCCCTGGGACCCTTCGAGTGGAGCCGCCGCCTGGGCCGGGGCTGGGCCGGCGAGCTGCTGGACGAGCTGCACGGGATCGACCCGTCCGGCCGCTGCGCGCCGTCCCTCGCCCTCCACCAGTACGCGTGCGCCGCCGACGAGCGGGAGGACACCCCATGACCACCGCCAGGCGCGACACCTACACCCCGGAGACGCTGCTCTCCGTCGCCGTCCAGGTGTTCAACGAGCGCGGGTACGACGGCACCTCCATGGAGCACCTCTCCAAGGCCGCCGGCATCTCCAAGTCGTCCATCTACCACCATGTGGCCGGCAAGGAGGAGCTGCTGCGCCGCGCGGTGAGCCGCGCGCTGGACGGGCTGTTCGGCATCCTCGACGAGGAGCGGGCGTGCGAGGGGCGCGCCGCCGGGCGCCTGGAGTACGTCGTACGGCGCATGGTCGAGGTGCTGACGGCCGAGCTGCCGTACGTGACGCTGCTGCTGCGGGTGCGCGGCAACACGGACACCGAGCGGTGGGCGCTGGAGCGGCGGCGGGAGTTCGACCACCGGGTGGCCGCGCTGCTGAAGGCGGCGGCGGCCGACGGGGACGTGCGCGGCGACATAGAGGTGCGCCTGGTGACCCGCCTGGTCTTCGGCATGATCAACTCGATCGTGGAGTGGTACCGGCCGGACGGGCGCGGCATGAGCCGCGGCGAGGTGGCCGACGCCGTGGTGCAGCTGGCCTTCGGAGGCCTGCGCAAGGCGTCCTGAGGGCGGCCCGGGAGGCCCTTTCACCCCTGCGGTTCCAGGTCCTCCTCCTCGAACACCAGCAGGGTGCGGGTGCTCTGCACCTCGGGGATCGCCTGGAGCCGGGTGAGCACCAGCTCGCGCAGCGCCCGGTTGTCGGGCGCGTGCACCAGCAGCAGCACGTCGAAGTCCCCGCCCACCAGCGCGATGTGCGAGGCGCCCGGAAGCCGGCGGAGCTGCTCGCGGACCGTCCGCCAGGTGTTCTGGACGATCTTCAGGGTGATGTACGCGGACGTCCCGTGACCGGCCCGCTCGTGGTCGACCCGGGCCCCGAAGCCCCGGATGACGCCGTCCTCGACCAGCCGGTTGATGCGCGCGTAGGCGTTCGCGCGGGAGACGTGCACCCGTTCGGCGACCGAGCGTATGGACGCGCGGCCGTCCGCCTGCAGCATGCGCAGGATGTCCTGGTCTATGGCGTCCAGCGGGCGCGCGGGAGGCAGCGACACGGTCCCCTCCTGCCCCTCGGCCATTTGTTCAGATGCCACCCGCCCCCACCTCTCCGCCGTGGACGTCCTGCATCCATCACAGGTTGTGGAGAACCGTTTGTCCACAGCCTGACGCCACCCATAGCCAAAATGTGCCGGCGACCGAACAATCGGTTGGTGAGGCGTGTCACAGACGCCGCGCCTCCGTCTTCCCACGAGGAGGTGCCGTCATGACGGTCATGGAGCAGCGGGGGGCCTACCGGCCGACCCCGCCGCCCGCCTGGCAGCCGCGTACCGATCCCGCGCCGCTGCTGCCCGACGCGGAGCCGTACCGGGTGCTCGGCACCGAGGCGGCCGCCGGGGCCGACCCGGAGCTGCTGCGCCGGCTCCACGCCGAGCTGGTGAAGGGCCGCCGCTACAACGCGCAGGCCACCGCCCTCACCAAGCAGGGCCGTCTCGCCGTCTACCCCTCCAGCACCGGCCAGGAGGCCTGCGAGGTCGCCGCCGCGCTCGTCCTGGAGCAGCAGGACTGGCTGTTCCCGAGCTACCGGGACACCCTCGCCGTCGTCGCGCGCGGAGTGGACCCCGTCGAGGCCCTCACGCTGCTGCGCGGCGACTGGCACACCGGCTACGACCCCCACGAGCACCGCGTGGCCCCGCTGAGCACCCCGCTGGCCACCCAGCTGCCCCACGCGGTCGGTCTCGCGCACGCGGCCCGCCTCAAGGGCGACGACGTGGTCGCGCTCGCCATGGTCGGCGACGGCGGCACCAGCGAGGGCGACTTCCACGAGGCGCTCAACTTCGCCGCCGTCTGGCAGGCCCCCGTGGTCTTCCTGGTCCAGAACAACGGCTTCGCGATCTCCGTGCCGCTCGCCAAGCAGACCGCGGCCCCGTCGCTGGCCCACAAGGCCGTCGGCTACGGCATGCCGGGCCGCCTGGTCGACGGAAACGACGCGGTCGCCGTGCACGAGGTGCTGGCCGACGCCGTACGGCACGCCCGCGCGGGCGGCGGACCGACCCTGGTCGAGGCGATCACGTACCGCGTGGAGGCCCACACCAACGCCGACGACGCCACCCGCTACCGCGGCGACTCCGAGGTCGAGACCTGGAAGCGGCACGACCCGATCGCCCTGCTGGAGCGGGAGCTGACCGGACGCGGCCTGCTCGACGACGACGCCGTCGAGACCGCCCGCCGGGACGCCGATGCGATGGCCGCCGACCTGCGGTCCCGCATGAACCAGGACCCCGCGCTCGACCCCATGGAGCTCTTCGCGCACGTCTACGCCGAGCCCACCCCCCAGCTGCTGGAGCAGCGGGAGCAGCTGCGGGCCGAGCTGGCGGCCGGGGACGAGCCGGAAGGGGCGCAGCGATGACCACCGTCGCCGTCAAGCCGGCCACCATGGCGCAGGCCCTCACGCGCGCGATGCGCGACGCCATGGCCGCCGACCCGTCCGTGCACGTCATGGGCGAGGACGTCGGCACCCTCGGCGGTGTCTTCCGGATCACCGACGGCCTCGCCAAGGAGTTCGGCGAGGACCGGTGCACCGACACCCCGCTGGCCGAGGCGGGCATCCTCGGCACCGCCGTCGGCATGGCCATGTACGGAATGCGGCCGGTCGTGGAGATGCAGTTCGACGCGTTCGCCTACCCGGCGTTCGAGCAGCTCCTCTCGCACGTCGCGAAGACCCGCAACCGCACGCGCGGGAAGATGCCGCTGCCGCTCACCATCCGCGTCCCCTACGGCGGCGGCATCGGCGGCGTCGAGCACCACAGCGACTCCTCCGAGGCGTACTACATGGCGACTCCGGGGCTCCATGTGGTCACGCCCGCGACCGTCGCCGACGCCTACGGCCTGCTGCGGGCCTCCATCGCCTCCGACGACCCGGTCGTCTTCCTGGAGCCCAAGCGGCTCTACTGGTCGAAGGACTCCTGGAACCCGGACGACCCGACATCCGTTGAACCGATAGGCCGTGCGGTGGTGCGGCGCTCCGGCCGGAGCGCCACGCTCATCACGTACGGGCCGTCCGTACCCGTCTGCATGGAGGCGGCCGAGGCGGCCCGGGCAGAGGGCTGGGACCTCGAAGTCGTCGATCTGCGCTCGCTGGTGCCGTTCGACGACGAGACGGTGTGCGCCTCGGTACGGCGGACGGGACGCGCGGTCGTCGTCCACGAGTCGGG carries:
- a CDS encoding 3-hydroxyacyl-CoA dehydrogenase, producing MTALDLSSPVAVVGTGTMGQGIAQVALVAGHPVRLYDAAPGRAREAAAAIGARLDRLVEKERLTAAGRDAARARLLPVEELTGLAGCALVVEAVLERLDVKQELFRALEDVVPDDCLLATNTSSLSVTAIGGALRLPGRFVGLHFFNPAPLLPLVEVVSGSATDVTSATRAYETARAWGKTPVACADTPGFIVNRVARPFYAEAFAVYESQGADPATIDAVLRESGGFRMGPFELTDLIGQDVNESVTHSVWRSFFQDARFTPSLAQRRLVESGRLGRKTGRGWYDHADGAERPEPHTADPAEPPAYVIAEGGLGPASELLALIREAGVEVRERDEDGGTRLVLPGGGKLVLADGRTTAEFRDVVHFDLALDYRGATRIALSHARHTSPAAVAEATGLFQALGKKVSVIGDVPGMIVARTVARIVDLAVEAVAKGVATEDDVDTAMRLGVNYPLGPFEWSRRLGRGWAGELLDELHGIDPSGRCAPSLALHQYACAADEREDTP
- a CDS encoding TetR/AcrR family transcriptional regulator, with the protein product MTTARRDTYTPETLLSVAVQVFNERGYDGTSMEHLSKAAGISKSSIYHHVAGKEELLRRAVSRALDGLFGILDEERACEGRAAGRLEYVVRRMVEVLTAELPYVTLLLRVRGNTDTERWALERRREFDHRVAALLKAAAADGDVRGDIEVRLVTRLVFGMINSIVEWYRPDGRGMSRGEVADAVVQLAFGGLRKAS
- the paaA gene encoding 1,2-phenylacetyl-CoA epoxidase subunit PaaA, translating into MATAAARDTAGSQAYDVPAGAGDTAGLERAFDAAVAADERIEPRDWMPDAYRATLVRQIAQHAHSEIIGMQPEANWITRAPSLRRKAILMAKVQDEAGHGLYLYSAAETLGTSREELLDKLHSGRQKYSSIFNYPTLTWADVGAIGWLVDGAAITNQVPLCRCSYGPYARAMVRVCKEESFHQRQGYELLLALSKGTPEQHAMAQDAVDRWWWPSLMMFGPPDDESQHSAQSMAWKIKRHSNDELRQRFVDICVPQAESLGLTLPDPDLKWNEERGRHDFGAIDWTEFRDVLKGNGPCNEERLTRRRRAHEEGAWVREAAAAHAAKHSSSETGATRA
- the paaB gene encoding 1,2-phenylacetyl-CoA epoxidase subunit PaaB, coding for MTHTDWPLWEVFVRSRRGLSHTHAGSLHAPDAEFALRNARDLYTRRGEGVSLWVVPSSAITASSPDEKDPFFEPSADKPYRHPTFYEIPEGVPHL
- a CDS encoding Lrp/AsnC family transcriptional regulator, which encodes MAEGQEGTVSLPPARPLDAIDQDILRMLQADGRASIRSVAERVHVSRANAYARINRLVEDGVIRGFGARVDHERAGHGTSAYITLKIVQNTWRTVREQLRRLPGASHIALVGGDFDVLLLVHAPDNRALRELVLTRLQAIPEVQSTRTLLVFEEEDLEPQG
- a CDS encoding TrmH family RNA methyltransferase yields the protein MTDPARSTGPGTPAGPGTPAGPVAAWHRLAGDSVLLDGFHALKHALRFGAEVRLALTADRAGALALADELAADVRDTLAALLTEVPHATYAALVPRPHPTAVAALAVRPSRTGNLARLAHAPRTAPVVVLDNPRNLGNAGAVIRLAAGFGATGVVTTGTLDPWHPTVVRGGAGLHFATAVERLTVRELPPGPVFALDPEGEDIRSLKLPDDALLAFGSERSGLSAELRARADHLVALPMRPQVSSYNLATSVAMTLYHWSATGGAPGTS
- the pdhA gene encoding pyruvate dehydrogenase (acetyl-transferring) E1 component subunit alpha; translation: MTVMEQRGAYRPTPPPAWQPRTDPAPLLPDAEPYRVLGTEAAAGADPELLRRLHAELVKGRRYNAQATALTKQGRLAVYPSSTGQEACEVAAALVLEQQDWLFPSYRDTLAVVARGVDPVEALTLLRGDWHTGYDPHEHRVAPLSTPLATQLPHAVGLAHAARLKGDDVVALAMVGDGGTSEGDFHEALNFAAVWQAPVVFLVQNNGFAISVPLAKQTAAPSLAHKAVGYGMPGRLVDGNDAVAVHEVLADAVRHARAGGGPTLVEAITYRVEAHTNADDATRYRGDSEVETWKRHDPIALLERELTGRGLLDDDAVETARRDADAMAADLRSRMNQDPALDPMELFAHVYAEPTPQLLEQREQLRAELAAGDEPEGAQR
- a CDS encoding alpha-ketoacid dehydrogenase subunit beta, which translates into the protein MTTVAVKPATMAQALTRAMRDAMAADPSVHVMGEDVGTLGGVFRITDGLAKEFGEDRCTDTPLAEAGILGTAVGMAMYGMRPVVEMQFDAFAYPAFEQLLSHVAKTRNRTRGKMPLPLTIRVPYGGGIGGVEHHSDSSEAYYMATPGLHVVTPATVADAYGLLRASIASDDPVVFLEPKRLYWSKDSWNPDDPTSVEPIGRAVVRRSGRSATLITYGPSVPVCMEAAEAARAEGWDLEVVDLRSLVPFDDETVCASVRRTGRAVVVHESGGFGGPGGEIAARVTERCFHHLEAPVLRVAGFDLPYPPPMLERHHLPGVDRILDAVGRLQWEAES
- a CDS encoding HTTM domain-containing protein; this translates as MNRFTLALSRVIARVTDAALGPYQTAVIRIGFSLTWLLFLLREFPHRQELYGPDGPWSWDLAGQLVATNGAFTPLLWSDGQVWFEAVYALAVLWSLLLLLGWRTRTTSVLFMVGVLALQNRSVFMGDGGDNVLHLMSVYLVFTRCGQVWSLDARRARRVAAARARGERPRDRVGPLLWGVLGFLLLLATLAGRMDGGDLFVPVLLWTVWAAQALWWLVGRRARTGQPRILLDVVANVVHNGALLVIMAEACLIYATAGWYKVQGSRWQDGTAVYYPLHLEYFSPWPALADLLSASGTMVMLVTYATVVMQVAFPFTLFNRRVKNVLLAFMIMEHAVIAVVLGLPFFSLAMIAADTVFLPTSFLRRVGDLAPRARERLRPGGGPSVPKPRSPAGRPGGERPVEAAPAAGGAPEPRT
- the paaN gene encoding phenylacetic acid degradation protein PaaN yields the protein MAAELTAHELIARHRPTLDQALEAIRTRAYWSPHPEHPKAYGENGSLDMAAGKAAFDALHGTRIDLGQPGTDGWVEGETSPYGIETGVSYPHADLDELLPAMKAGVRAWRDAGAETRAVVCLEILKRISDRTMEFAQAVMHTSGQAFMMAFQAGGPHAQDRGMEAVAYAYVEQIRTPDTAEWTKPQGKRDPLALTKQFVPVPRGVALVIGCNTFPTWNGYPGLFASLATGNAVLVKPHPRAVLPLALTVQVARQVLTEAGFDANLVALAAERPGEGIAKTLATRPEIRVIDYTGSTEFGDWLESNARQAQVYTEKAGVNTVIVESTDDYKGMLANLAFSLSLYSGQMCTTPQNLLIPRDGITTDQGPKSFDEVAADLAKAVDGLLGDDARANALLGAIVNPDVKARLEAAAGLGEVALASREITHPEFPGAVVRTPVIVKLDGAKPDAEAAYMSECFGPVSFAVAVDSAGDAAELLRRTIREKGAMTVGAYTTSPEVEETVREVCLEEAAQLSLNLTGGVYVNQTAAFSDFHGSGGNPAANSALCDGAFVANRFRVVEVRREA
- a CDS encoding DUF5819 family protein, which codes for MDAYDEGSDPRQGPARPPAEPTGPEPTGSPQAGPPQAGPDPRPAPTDPAAPAAPDAVTGPPAPGPPAEPRTGVAALSLRYQIGAAVALAVVAAGVCVHLGMTFLHVAPANTVSKKHSERIEDWIYPEFEQNWKLFAPNPLQQNIAVQVRAEILTADGRTRTTGWYDLSAEDGRAIDGNLLPSHTQQNELRRAWDFFVATHDNDNRPVGLRGALSETYLRRITALRLDRADAAGPDGTVARVQVRSRTANVPPPEWSTEEVSTTPVYRTLPWWSLPGDEGRGGVG